CACCTGGGCTGCGAAAGGAGTGGACTTGCGCGAGCCCTTGAAACCTTGGCCACCGGACGAAGCCCACGACAGCGCATTGCCCTGGCGATCGGTGATCGTGATGATGGTGTTGTTGAACGAGGCGTGCACGTGGGCAATGCCGTCCGAAACGTTTTTCCGGACCTTCTTGCGAACGCGCTGAGCTGCGTTATTGGCAGGAGACTTAGCCATGATGATCTTTCAATCTTTATTTCTTCAGTGCAGCAGCACCCTTGC
Above is a window of Neosynechococcus sphagnicola sy1 DNA encoding:
- the rpsK gene encoding 30S ribosomal protein S11, with amino-acid sequence MAKSPANNAAQRVRKKVRKNVSDGIAHVHASFNNTIITITDRQGNALSWASSGGQGFKGSRKSTPFAAQV